From the Pseudomonas sp. SORT22 genome, one window contains:
- a CDS encoding bifunctional prephenate dehydrogenase/3-phosphoshikimate 1-carboxyvinyltransferase, which translates to MVEVVVNKPGPIIGRLVVVGLGLIGGSFAKGLRESGLCREVVGVDLDPQSRKLAVELGVVDRCEEDLAAACVGADVIQLAVPILAMEKLLARLAQLDLGQAVLTDVGSAKGNVVRAAREALGARLPRFVPGHPIAGSEQSGVEASNASLFRRHKVILTPLAETEPAALALVDQLWRALEADVEHLQVERHDEVLAATSHLPHLLAFGLVDSLAKRNENLDIFRYAAGGFRDFTRIAGSDPVMWHDIFLANREAVLRTLDTFRSDLDALRDAVDAGDGHQLLGVFTRARVAREHFSKILARRAYVDAMNSNDLIFLANPGGRVSGRIRVPGDKSISHRSIMLGSLAEGTTEVEGFLEGEDALATLQAFRDMGVVIEGPHHGRVTIHGVGLNGLKPPPGPIYLGNSGTSMRLLSGLLAAQPFDTVLTGDASLSKRPMNRVANPLREMGAVIETAAEGRPPMTIRGGHTLKALTYTLPMASAQVKSCLLLAGLYAQGKTTVTEPAPTRDHTERMLRGFGYSVDVEGPTASLESGGKLTATHIEVPADISSAAFFLVAASIAEGSELLLEHVGINPTRTGVIDILRLMGGDITLENQREVGGEPVADLRVRGAKLKGIEIPEHLVPLAIDEFPVLFVAAACAQGRTVLRGAEELRVKESDRIQVMADGLLALGVKCEPTPDGIIIDGGVIGGGEVHGHGDHRISMAFSVASLRATAPIRIHDCANVATSFPNFLALCAEVGIRVAEEGKS; encoded by the coding sequence GTGGTTGAAGTCGTGGTAAACAAGCCTGGGCCGATCATCGGCCGGCTGGTGGTGGTCGGGTTGGGCCTGATTGGCGGGTCCTTCGCCAAGGGCTTGCGTGAAAGCGGTCTGTGCCGCGAAGTGGTCGGTGTCGACCTCGATCCGCAGTCGCGCAAGCTGGCGGTGGAGCTGGGCGTGGTCGACCGCTGCGAAGAAGACCTCGCTGCCGCCTGCGTCGGCGCTGATGTCATTCAGCTGGCCGTGCCGATCCTGGCCATGGAAAAGCTCCTCGCGCGCCTGGCTCAACTGGATCTCGGCCAGGCGGTGCTGACCGACGTCGGCAGTGCCAAGGGTAATGTCGTGCGCGCCGCCCGCGAGGCCCTCGGTGCGCGATTGCCGCGTTTTGTACCCGGGCATCCGATTGCCGGCTCCGAGCAGAGCGGGGTGGAGGCTTCCAATGCTTCGCTGTTCCGCCGCCACAAAGTCATTCTCACGCCGCTGGCTGAAACCGAGCCGGCCGCGCTGGCGCTGGTCGATCAGCTCTGGCGTGCGCTTGAGGCCGATGTCGAGCACTTGCAGGTCGAGCGTCACGACGAAGTCCTGGCCGCGACCAGCCACTTGCCGCACCTGCTGGCCTTCGGCCTGGTCGATTCCCTGGCCAAGCGCAATGAAAACCTCGATATCTTCCGTTACGCTGCCGGAGGTTTCCGCGATTTCACGAGAATCGCCGGAAGCGACCCGGTCATGTGGCACGACATCTTTCTCGCCAATCGCGAGGCTGTCCTGCGCACGCTGGATACATTTCGCAGCGACCTCGACGCCTTGCGCGACGCGGTCGATGCAGGGGATGGGCATCAACTGCTGGGCGTCTTCACGCGCGCCCGTGTTGCCCGCGAGCATTTCAGTAAAATCCTGGCCCGCCGGGCCTATGTGGACGCTATGAACTCCAACGACCTGATTTTCCTGGCAAATCCTGGTGGCCGCGTGTCTGGCCGTATTCGTGTACCAGGTGACAAATCGATTTCCCATCGCTCGATCATGCTCGGCTCCCTGGCCGAAGGCACCACCGAAGTGGAAGGTTTCCTCGAGGGCGAAGACGCCCTGGCAACCTTGCAGGCCTTCCGCGACATGGGTGTGGTCATTGAAGGCCCGCACCATGGCCGTGTGACTATCCATGGTGTCGGCCTCAATGGCCTGAAGCCGCCACCGGGCCCGATCTACCTGGGTAACTCCGGTACCTCCATGCGTCTGCTCTCCGGCCTGCTGGCGGCGCAGCCGTTCGACACCGTGCTGACCGGCGATGCCTCGCTGTCCAAGCGGCCGATGAATCGCGTGGCCAACCCGCTGCGGGAAATGGGCGCGGTGATCGAAACTGCCGCCGAAGGTCGTCCGCCGATGACCATCCGTGGTGGCCACACCCTCAAGGCCCTGACCTACACGCTGCCGATGGCCAGTGCCCAGGTCAAATCCTGCCTGCTGCTGGCCGGCCTGTACGCCCAAGGCAAGACCACGGTTACCGAGCCTGCGCCAACCCGCGACCACACCGAGCGCATGCTCCGTGGCTTTGGCTACAGCGTTGACGTTGAGGGTCCTACGGCTTCGCTGGAATCTGGCGGCAAGCTGACGGCAACTCATATCGAAGTGCCGGCGGATATTTCCTCGGCGGCGTTCTTCCTGGTGGCTGCATCGATTGCCGAAGGCTCTGAACTGCTGCTCGAGCACGTCGGCATCAACCCGACCCGTACCGGCGTCATCGATATCCTGCGCCTGATGGGCGGCGACATCACCCTGGAAAACCAGCGTGAAGTCGGCGGTGAGCCGGTGGCTGACCTGCGCGTACGCGGGGCTAAACTCAAAGGTATCGAGATCCCCGAGCACCTGGTACCGCTGGCCATCGACGAGTTCCCGGTGCTGTTCGTCGCCGCGGCCTGCGCCCAAGGCCGTACCGTGCTGCGCGGTGCCGAAGAGCTGCGGGTCAAGGAATCCGATCGCATCCAGGTCATGGCCGACGGCCTGCTGGCCCTGGGCGTAAAGTGCGAGCCAACCCCGGACGGCATTATCATCGACGGCGGCGTGATCGGCGGCGGCGAAGTGCACGGTCATGGCGACCATCGCATCTCCATGGCCTTCAGTGTGGCCTCGTTGCGCGCCACCGCGCCGATCCGCATCCATGATTGTGCCAACGTCGCGACCTCGTTCCCGAACTTCCTCGCCCTGTGCGCCGAAGTCGGCATCCGTGTGGCAGAAGAGGGCAAGTCGTGA
- the serC gene encoding 3-phosphoserine/phosphohydroxythreonine transaminase encodes MSKRAFNFCAGPAALPDAVLQRAQAEMLNWRGKGLSVMEMSHRSDDYVAIAEKAEQDLRDLMSIPSNYKVLFLQGGASQQFAEIPLNLLPEDGTADYIETGIWSKKAIEEARRYGNINVASSAKAYDYLAIPGQNEWNLSDNAAYVHYASNETIGGLEFDWVPQTGDVPLVVDMSSDILSRPIDVSNFGLIYAGAQKNIGPSGLVVVIVREDLLGRARSSCPTMLDYKVAADNGSMYNTPATYSWYLSGLVFEWLKEQGGVEAMEQRNRAKKDRLYGFIDNSDFYTNPISVNARSWMNVPFRLADERLDKAFLAGADARGLLNLKGHRSVGGMRASIYNALGLDAVEALVGYMAEFEKEHG; translated from the coding sequence GTGAGCAAACGAGCCTTTAACTTCTGCGCAGGCCCTGCTGCGCTCCCTGACGCTGTACTGCAGCGCGCCCAGGCTGAAATGCTGAACTGGCGTGGCAAAGGCCTGTCGGTGATGGAGATGAGTCACCGTAGCGACGACTACGTGGCCATTGCCGAGAAGGCCGAGCAGGATCTGCGCGACCTGATGTCCATTCCTTCCAATTACAAGGTGCTGTTCCTGCAGGGCGGTGCGAGCCAGCAGTTCGCCGAGATTCCGCTCAACCTGCTGCCTGAAGACGGCACCGCCGACTATATCGAAACCGGTATCTGGTCGAAAAAAGCCATCGAAGAAGCCCGCCGCTACGGCAACATCAACGTTGCTTCCAGCGCCAAGGCCTACGACTACCTGGCTATCCCGGGCCAGAACGAATGGAACCTGAGCGACAACGCCGCCTACGTGCACTACGCCTCGAACGAGACCATCGGTGGTCTGGAGTTCGACTGGGTGCCGCAGACCGGTGACGTGCCGTTGGTGGTCGACATGTCTTCGGACATTCTCTCGCGTCCGATCGACGTCTCCAACTTCGGCCTGATCTACGCTGGCGCCCAGAAGAACATCGGCCCGAGCGGCCTGGTGGTGGTGATTGTCCGTGAAGACCTGCTCGGCCGCGCCCGCAGCAGTTGCCCGACCATGCTCGACTATAAGGTCGCGGCCGACAACGGCTCGATGTACAACACCCCGGCAACCTATTCCTGGTACCTGTCGGGGCTGGTCTTCGAGTGGCTGAAAGAGCAGGGCGGCGTCGAGGCCATGGAGCAGCGCAACCGGGCCAAGAAAGACCGCCTGTACGGCTTCATCGACAACAGCGACTTCTACACCAACCCGATCAGCGTCAACGCCCGTTCGTGGATGAACGTGCCGTTCCGCCTGGCCGACGAGCGCCTGGACAAGGCTTTCCTCGCCGGTGCCGACGCCCGTGGCCTGCTCAACCTCAAGGGGCACCGTTCGGTCGGCGGCATGCGTGCCTCGATCTACAACGCCCTGGGCCTGGACGCGGTCGAAGCGCTGGTTGGCTACATGGCTGAATTCGAGAAGGAGCACGGCTGA
- the ihfB gene encoding integration host factor subunit beta gives MTKSELIERIVTHQGLLSSKDVELAIKTMLEQMSQCLATGDRIEIRGFGSFSLHYRAPRVGRNPKTGQSVSLDGKFVPHFKPGKELRDRVNEEESQEH, from the coding sequence ATGACGAAGTCGGAGCTGATCGAACGTATTGTCACCCATCAAGGGCTGCTCTCATCCAAGGATGTCGAGCTGGCCATCAAGACCATGCTTGAGCAAATGTCCCAGTGCCTGGCCACTGGCGACCGCATCGAAATCCGCGGCTTTGGCAGCTTCTCCCTGCACTATCGTGCCCCCCGCGTAGGTCGCAACCCAAAAACCGGTCAGTCCGTCAGCCTGGATGGCAAGTTTGTGCCACACTTCAAGCCGGGGAAGGAGCTGCGGGATCGGGTGAATGAGGAAGAGTCCCAAGAACACTAA
- the cmk gene encoding (d)CMP kinase, producing MNSNAPVITIDGPSGSGKGTVAGLLARELGWKLLDSGALYRLLAFNANNHGVDLTNEELLKALAAHLDVQFIAAEPGKLQQIILEGEDVSNVIRTETVGAGASMVASLPAVREALLQRQRAFQEAPGLIADGRDMGTVVFPNAPLKVFLTASAEERARRRYLQLKGKGEDVSLSSLLDEIRARDERDTQRAVAPLKPAADAIQLDSTELSIEQVLQRIKSEIALRDIA from the coding sequence GTGAATTCCAACGCACCGGTCATCACCATTGACGGGCCAAGCGGCTCGGGCAAGGGCACCGTCGCCGGCCTGCTGGCCCGCGAGCTGGGCTGGAAGCTGCTGGATTCCGGCGCGCTGTACCGCTTGCTGGCCTTCAACGCCAACAACCACGGTGTCGACCTGACCAACGAAGAATTGCTCAAGGCCCTGGCCGCACATCTGGATGTGCAGTTCATCGCCGCCGAGCCGGGCAAGCTGCAGCAGATCATTCTCGAAGGTGAGGATGTCAGCAATGTCATCCGTACCGAAACCGTGGGTGCCGGTGCTTCCATGGTCGCCTCGCTGCCGGCGGTGCGTGAAGCCTTGCTGCAGCGCCAGCGGGCGTTCCAGGAAGCGCCGGGGCTGATTGCCGACGGCCGCGACATGGGCACCGTGGTGTTCCCGAATGCGCCTCTGAAGGTTTTTCTGACCGCCAGCGCCGAGGAGCGTGCCCGCCGTCGTTACTTGCAGTTGAAGGGCAAGGGCGAAGATGTTAGTCTGTCGAGTCTGCTAGATGAGATTCGTGCGCGCGATGAGCGCGACACCCAGCGCGCAGTGGCCCCGCTCAAGCCGGCGGCCGATGCGATCCAGCTGGATTCCACGGAGTTGTCCATCGAGCAGGTGTTGCAACGCATCAAGAGCGAGATCGCCCTGCGCGATATCGCCTGA
- the pheA gene encoding prephenate dehydratase, with product MSEQELKALRVRIDSLDEKILELISDRARCAQEVARVKTATLAEGETPVFYRPEREAQVLKRVMQRNQGPLGNEEMARLFREIMSSCLALEQPLKVAYLGPEGTFTQAAAMKHFGHAVISKPMAAIDEVFREVAAGAVNFGVVPVENSTEGAVNHTLDSFLEHDMVICGEVELRIHHHLLVGENTKTDSISRIYSHAQSLAQCRKWLDAHYPNVERVAVSSNAEAAKRVKGEWNSAAIAGDMAAGLYGLTRLAEKIEDRPDNSTRFLMIGNQEVPPTGDDKTSIIVSMSNKPGALHELLVPFHENGIDLTRIETRPSRSGKWTYVFFIDFVGHHRDPLIKAVLEQISQEAVALKVLGSYPKAVL from the coding sequence ATGTCGGAGCAGGAACTCAAGGCGCTGCGGGTGCGCATTGACAGCCTCGACGAGAAGATCCTCGAGCTGATCAGTGACCGTGCTCGCTGCGCGCAGGAAGTGGCGCGGGTCAAAACCGCGACCCTGGCCGAAGGCGAGACGCCGGTGTTCTACCGTCCCGAGCGCGAGGCGCAGGTGCTCAAGCGCGTCATGCAGCGCAACCAGGGGCCACTGGGCAACGAAGAGATGGCGCGGTTGTTCCGCGAAATCATGTCTTCGTGCCTGGCCCTGGAGCAACCGCTGAAGGTCGCCTACCTCGGCCCTGAGGGGACCTTCACCCAGGCCGCGGCGATGAAGCATTTCGGCCATGCGGTGATCAGCAAGCCGATGGCAGCCATCGACGAAGTGTTCCGCGAAGTGGCGGCCGGCGCCGTCAACTTCGGCGTGGTGCCGGTGGAGAACTCCACCGAGGGTGCGGTCAATCACACCCTCGACAGCTTCCTCGAGCACGACATGGTGATCTGCGGCGAAGTCGAGCTGCGTATTCACCACCACCTGCTGGTGGGTGAGAACACCAAGACCGACAGCATCAGCCGCATCTACTCCCACGCCCAGTCGCTGGCCCAGTGCCGCAAGTGGCTGGATGCCCATTACCCGAATGTCGAGCGCGTGGCGGTGTCGAGCAACGCCGAAGCGGCCAAGCGGGTCAAGGGTGAGTGGAACTCGGCGGCCATTGCCGGCGACATGGCGGCTGGCCTGTACGGCCTTACGCGCCTGGCCGAGAAGATCGAAGACCGTCCGGACAACTCCACGCGCTTTCTGATGATTGGTAACCAGGAAGTGCCGCCGACCGGCGACGACAAGACCTCGATCATCGTCTCCATGAGCAACAAGCCGGGTGCCTTGCACGAGCTGTTGGTGCCGTTCCACGAGAATGGTATTGACCTCACTCGTATCGAGACCCGTCCGTCGCGCAGCGGCAAATGGACCTACGTGTTCTTCATCGATTTCGTCGGCCACCACCGCGATCCGCTGATCAAGGCCGTGCTCGAGCAGATCAGTCAGGAAGCCGTGGCCCTGAAGGTGCTGGGTTCCTACCCTAAAGCGGTACTCTGA
- the rpsA gene encoding 30S ribosomal protein S1, which produces MSESFAELFEESLKTLNLQPGAIITGIVVDIDGDWVTVHAGLKSEGVIPLEQFYNEAGELTIKVGDEVHVALDAVEDGFGETKLSREKAKRAECWIVLEAAFAAEEVVKGVINGKVKGGFTVDVNGIRAFLPGSLVDVRPVRDTTHLEGKELEFKVIKLDQKRNNVVVSRRSVLEAENSAEREALLESLQEGQQVKGIVKNLTDYGAFVDLGGVDGLLHITDMAWKRIKHPSEIVNVGDEIDVKVLKYDRERNRVSLGLKQLGEDPWVAIKARYPESTRVMARVTNLTDYGCFAELEEGVEGLVHVSEMDWTNKNIHPSKVVQVGDEVEVMVLDIDEERRRISLGIKQCKSNPWEDFSGQFNKGDKISGTIKSITDFGIFIGLDGGIDGLVHLSDISWNEVGEEAVRRFKKGDELDTVILSVDPERERISLGIKQLESDPFSEYVASNDKGAIVKGVVKEVDAKGAIITLADDIEATLKASEISRDRVEDARNVLKEGEEIEAKIISVDRKSRVIQLSIKSKDDAEEKEAIQSLKESAPEAAADTTMAALLRQAMAKQN; this is translated from the coding sequence ATGAGCGAAAGCTTTGCAGAACTCTTTGAAGAAAGCCTGAAAACCCTCAATCTTCAGCCGGGTGCGATCATCACCGGTATCGTTGTCGACATCGACGGCGACTGGGTTACCGTACACGCTGGCCTGAAGTCCGAGGGCGTCATCCCGCTCGAGCAGTTCTACAACGAAGCTGGCGAGCTGACCATTAAGGTCGGTGACGAAGTTCACGTTGCGCTGGACGCGGTCGAAGACGGCTTTGGCGAAACCAAACTGTCCCGTGAAAAAGCCAAGCGCGCCGAGTGCTGGATTGTTCTGGAAGCAGCTTTCGCCGCCGAAGAAGTGGTCAAGGGCGTTATCAACGGTAAGGTTAAAGGCGGCTTCACTGTCGACGTTAACGGTATCCGTGCGTTCCTGCCTGGTTCCCTGGTTGATGTCCGCCCAGTGCGCGACACCACCCACCTGGAAGGCAAAGAGCTGGAATTCAAGGTCATCAAACTGGACCAGAAGCGCAACAACGTTGTCGTTTCCCGTCGCAGCGTCCTGGAAGCCGAGAACAGCGCCGAGCGCGAAGCTCTGCTGGAATCCCTGCAGGAAGGCCAGCAAGTCAAAGGTATCGTCAAGAACCTCACCGACTACGGCGCATTCGTTGACCTGGGCGGCGTTGATGGCCTGCTGCACATCACCGACATGGCTTGGAAACGTATCAAGCACCCATCGGAAATCGTCAACGTTGGCGACGAGATCGATGTCAAGGTTCTGAAGTACGATCGCGAGCGCAATCGTGTATCCCTGGGTCTGAAGCAACTGGGTGAAGACCCATGGGTTGCTATCAAGGCTCGTTACCCAGAAAGCACCCGCGTCATGGCGCGTGTTACCAACCTGACCGACTACGGCTGCTTCGCAGAGCTGGAAGAAGGCGTGGAAGGCCTGGTACACGTTTCCGAAATGGACTGGACCAACAAGAACATCCATCCTTCGAAAGTCGTACAAGTCGGCGACGAAGTGGAAGTCATGGTTCTGGACATCGACGAAGAGCGTCGTCGTATCTCCCTGGGCATCAAACAGTGCAAGTCCAACCCATGGGAAGACTTCTCTGGCCAGTTCAACAAGGGCGACAAGATCTCCGGCACCATCAAGTCGATCACCGATTTCGGTATCTTCATTGGTCTGGACGGCGGCATCGACGGCCTGGTTCACCTGTCGGACATCTCCTGGAACGAAGTCGGCGAAGAAGCCGTACGTCGCTTCAAGAAGGGCGACGAGCTGGACACCGTCATCCTGTCGGTTGACCCAGAGCGCGAGCGCATCTCGCTGGGTATCAAGCAACTGGAAAGCGATCCGTTCTCCGAGTACGTTGCTAGCAACGACAAGGGTGCAATCGTCAAGGGTGTTGTAAAAGAAGTTGACGCCAAAGGCGCCATCATCACCCTGGCCGACGACATCGAAGCCACTCTGAAAGCTTCCGAAATCAGCCGTGACCGCGTTGAAGACGCGCGTAACGTCCTGAAGGAAGGCGAAGAGATCGAAGCGAAGATCATCAGCGTTGACCGCAAATCGCGCGTCATCCAGCTGTCGATCAAGTCGAAAGACGACGCTGAAGAGAAAGAAGCTATCCAGAGCCTGAAAGAATCCGCTCCGGAAGCTGCTGCTGACACCACCATGGCTGCGCTGCTGCGTCAGGCAATGGCCAAACAGAACTAA
- the gyrA gene encoding DNA gyrase subunit A: MGELAKEILPVNIEDELRQSYLDYAMSVIVGRALPDARDGLKPVHRRVLYAMSELGNDWNKPYKKSARVVGDVIGKYHPHGDTAVYDTIVRMAQPFSLRYLLVDGQGNFGSVDGDNAAAMRYTEVRMTKLAHELLADLHKETVDWVPNYDGTEQIPAVMPTKIPNLLVNGSSGIAVGMATNIPPHNLGEVIDGCLALIDNADITVDELMQFIPGPDFPTAAIINGRQGIIEAYRTGRGRIYMRARSMVEDIDKVGGRQQIVVTELPYQLNKARLIEKIAELVKEKKLEGITELRDESDKDGMRIVIELRRGEVPEVILNNLYAQTQLQSVFGINVVALIDGRPRVLNLKELLEAFVRHRREVVTRRTVFELRKARERGHILEGQAVALSNIDPVIALIKASPTPSEAKEALISTPWESSAVQVMVERAGADSCRPENLDPQFGLRDGKYFLSPEQAQAILDLRLHRLTGLEHEKLLAEYQEILNQIGELIRILNSAERLMEVIREELELIRAEYGDVRRTEILDARLDLTLGDMIPEEDRVVTISHGGYAKTQPLAAYQAQRRGGKGKSATGVKDEDYISHLLVANSHTTLLLFSSKGKVYWLKTYEIPEASRAARGRPLVNLLPLDEGEYISTMLPVEEYTEGHFIFMATANGTVKKTPLESFSRQRSVGLIALELDEGDVLISAAITDGEREVMLFSDAGKVTRFKESDVRAMGRTARGVRGMRLAEGQKLISMIIPEEGSQILTASERGYGKRTAISEFPEYKRGGQGVIAMVSNERNGRLVGAVQVLDGEEIMLISDQGTLVRTRVGEVSSLGRNTQGVTLIKLASDETLVGLERVQEPSEEEGDEDFDADVDGTEVDADAAPQADAAADEEAQPE, from the coding sequence ATGGGCGAACTGGCCAAAGAAATCCTCCCGGTCAATATCGAAGACGAGCTGAGACAGTCCTACCTCGACTACGCGATGAGCGTCATTGTCGGGCGTGCACTGCCCGATGCGCGTGATGGCTTGAAGCCCGTGCATCGCCGCGTTCTGTATGCGATGAGCGAACTGGGTAACGACTGGAACAAACCGTACAAGAAATCCGCCCGTGTGGTCGGTGACGTGATCGGTAAGTACCACCCGCATGGTGATACCGCCGTTTACGACACCATCGTACGTATGGCCCAGCCGTTCTCGCTGCGTTACCTGCTGGTCGACGGCCAGGGTAACTTCGGTTCGGTCGACGGCGACAATGCCGCCGCCATGCGATACACCGAAGTGCGCATGACCAAGCTGGCCCACGAGCTGCTGGCCGACCTGCATAAAGAGACGGTCGACTGGGTACCCAACTACGACGGTACCGAGCAGATCCCGGCGGTCATGCCGACCAAGATCCCCAACCTGCTGGTCAACGGTTCCAGCGGTATCGCCGTGGGCATGGCGACCAACATTCCGCCGCACAACCTCGGTGAAGTCATCGACGGTTGCCTGGCGCTGATCGACAACGCCGACATCACTGTCGACGAACTGATGCAGTTCATCCCCGGCCCGGACTTCCCGACCGCGGCGATCATCAACGGTCGCCAGGGCATCATCGAGGCCTATCGCACCGGCCGTGGCCGTATCTACATGCGCGCCCGCTCGATGGTCGAAGACATCGACAAGGTCGGTGGCCGCCAGCAGATCGTCGTCACCGAGCTGCCGTACCAGCTGAACAAGGCGCGTCTGATCGAGAAGATCGCCGAGCTGGTCAAGGAGAAGAAGCTCGAAGGTATTACCGAGCTGCGCGACGAGTCCGACAAGGACGGTATGCGTATCGTCATCGAGCTGCGTCGTGGCGAAGTGCCTGAGGTGATCCTCAACAATCTCTACGCCCAGACCCAGCTGCAGAGCGTCTTCGGCATCAACGTGGTAGCGCTGATCGACGGCCGTCCACGGGTGCTGAACCTCAAGGAGCTGCTCGAGGCCTTCGTTCGCCACCGCCGCGAAGTGGTTACCCGCCGTACCGTGTTCGAACTGCGCAAGGCGCGTGAGCGCGGGCACATCCTTGAAGGCCAGGCGGTTGCCCTGTCCAACATCGATCCGGTGATCGCCCTGATCAAGGCTTCGCCAACGCCTTCCGAGGCCAAGGAAGCGCTGATCAGCACGCCGTGGGAATCCAGTGCCGTGCAGGTCATGGTCGAGCGCGCCGGCGCCGACTCCTGCCGTCCGGAGAACCTTGATCCGCAGTTCGGTCTGCGCGATGGCAAGTACTTCCTGTCGCCGGAACAGGCCCAGGCCATTCTCGACCTGCGCCTGCACCGCCTGACCGGCCTGGAGCACGAGAAGCTGCTGGCTGAATACCAGGAGATCCTCAACCAGATCGGCGAGCTGATCCGCATCCTCAACAGCGCCGAGCGCCTGATGGAAGTGATCCGTGAAGAGCTGGAGCTGATCCGCGCCGAGTACGGCGACGTGCGCCGTACCGAGATCCTCGATGCGCGACTGGACCTGACCCTGGGTGACATGATTCCGGAAGAAGACCGGGTCGTGACCATCTCCCATGGCGGCTACGCCAAGACCCAGCCACTGGCCGCCTACCAGGCCCAGCGTCGCGGTGGTAAAGGCAAGTCGGCTACCGGCGTCAAGGACGAGGACTACATCTCGCACCTGCTGGTCGCCAACAGCCACACCACCCTGCTGCTGTTCTCCAGCAAGGGCAAGGTGTACTGGCTCAAGACCTATGAAATCCCTGAAGCCTCCCGTGCCGCGCGCGGTCGACCGCTGGTCAACCTGCTGCCGCTGGATGAGGGCGAGTACATTTCGACCATGCTGCCGGTCGAGGAATACACCGAAGGTCACTTCATCTTCATGGCCACCGCCAACGGCACCGTGAAGAAGACCCCGCTGGAATCCTTCAGCCGCCAGCGCAGTGTCGGCCTGATCGCCCTGGAGCTGGACGAAGGCGACGTACTGATTTCCGCGGCCATCACCGATGGCGAGCGTGAGGTCATGCTGTTCTCCGACGCCGGCAAGGTGACCCGCTTCAAGGAGTCCGACGTTCGCGCCATGGGCCGTACTGCCCGCGGTGTACGCGGCATGCGCCTGGCCGAAGGGCAGAAGCTGATCTCCATGATCATCCCGGAAGAAGGCAGCCAGATCCTCACTGCCTCCGAGCGCGGCTACGGCAAACGTACTGCCATTAGCGAGTTCCCGGAGTACAAGCGTGGCGGTCAGGGCGTAATCGCCATGGTCAGCAACGAGCGTAACGGCCGTCTGGTCGGGGCTGTGCAGGTGCTCGACGGCGAAGAAATCATGCTGATTTCCGACCAGGGCACCCTGGTCCGTACCCGTGTCGGTGAAGTCTCCAGCCTGGGCCGTAATACCCAGGGTGTGACCCTCATCAAACTGGCCAGCGACGAGACCCTGGTGGGTCTGGAACGGGTCCAGGAGCCATCCGAAGAGGAAGGTGACGAGGACTTCGACGCCGACGTGGATGGCACCGAAGTGGACGCCGATGCGGCGCCACAGGCCGATGCCGCTGCCGACGAAGAGGCACAGCCGGAATAA
- a CDS encoding lipopolysaccharide assembly protein LapA domain-containing protein, translating into MRNFKRLILVVFLLLLAAMVLIFVLDNQQPASLHFMAWTLPSLPLAVFVLIALLVGLAVGPLLVLAGRLLGKEGRGRAKV; encoded by the coding sequence GTGCGGAACTTCAAGCGGTTGATTTTGGTCGTATTTCTTTTGCTGCTAGCAGCGATGGTGCTGATTTTTGTGCTGGATAATCAGCAGCCGGCGTCATTGCATTTCATGGCCTGGACACTGCCTTCCCTGCCGTTGGCTGTATTTGTACTTATCGCATTGCTGGTTGGTCTGGCTGTGGGCCCCTTGTTGGTGCTGGCCGGCCGATTGCTTGGCAAAGAAGGGCGGGGGCGAGCTAAAGTTTGA